The Skermanella pratensis genome has a window encoding:
- a CDS encoding DUF1045 domain-containing protein yields MTARYALYFAPPPDSALWKFASRWLGRDAATGETLDPPDGVHPDWTADPCRYGFHATLKPPMALAPGSSESGLLSAVADFAASRRRFAIPPLKLAELGRFLALVPSASSGNLDAFAADCVRAFDPFRAPPPPSELEKRRAHGLTPRQDDYLRRWGYAYVFEEFRFHMTLTGSLDDDARAAARTLLEPAVAPFTRDPLEIDALSVFKQDTRGALFRIIARFGLP; encoded by the coding sequence ATGACCGCCCGCTACGCCCTCTATTTCGCTCCGCCCCCGGACAGCGCCCTGTGGAAGTTCGCCAGCCGCTGGCTCGGCCGCGACGCGGCGACGGGCGAAACCCTCGATCCCCCGGACGGCGTGCATCCGGACTGGACCGCCGATCCGTGCCGTTACGGGTTCCACGCCACCCTGAAGCCGCCGATGGCGCTGGCCCCGGGCAGTTCGGAGTCAGGACTACTCTCGGCCGTGGCGGACTTCGCCGCGAGCCGCCGCCGTTTCGCCATACCCCCTCTGAAGCTGGCGGAGCTGGGCCGCTTCCTCGCCCTGGTCCCCTCCGCCTCCTCCGGGAATCTCGATGCGTTCGCCGCCGATTGCGTGCGCGCCTTCGACCCCTTCCGCGCCCCTCCTCCCCCGTCCGAACTGGAGAAGCGCCGCGCCCACGGCCTGACGCCCCGCCAGGACGATTATCTCCGGCGCTGGGGCTACGCTTATGTCTTCGAGGAGTTCCGCTTCCACATGACCCTGACCGGCAGCCTGGACGACGATGCCAGGGCCGCCGCCAGGACCCTGCTGGAACCGGCGGTGGCACCCTTCACCCGCGACCCGCTGGAGATCGACGCCCTGTCCGTCTTCAAGCAGGACACCCGCGGCGCCTTGTTCCGGATCATCGCCCGGTTCGGCCTGCCATAG
- a CDS encoding amidase has product MTSQDLCDLDAVTLRQMIGRKEISPRELVDACIRRVEAVDPTVNALVSRCFDRARMEAAEAEAAVMGGGPLGLLHGLPIGIKDLSDAGGVRTTYGSELFADHVPAEDERVVAAVRRAGAIVLGKTNTPEFGTGANTRNAVFGATRNPFDSARTCGGSSGGSAVALACGMVPLATGSDHGGSLRTPAAFCGITGYRPSPGMVPSDRRGMAWSPSSVDGPMGRTVADAALLMSAMAGTDPRDPLPGCADPSAFLNLPEVDTASLRVAVSEDLGFAPVDDGIRATFRAAVGRMSGAFGSVAEEGPDLAGIDTVFEILRSVIFVGSHREKFEKHRDALGPNVIANMEAALRLDIRDIAWAMSEQTRYFNRFVTFMEGADVLICPAVAVPPFPVEQWYPETINGAPTRNYMHWLAITYGLTVLSHPVVVVPCGLDATGTPFGIQICGRYGADRAVLGVARAIERLLAGIPGLERPVPDLAKTP; this is encoded by the coding sequence ATGACTTCCCAGGACCTGTGCGATCTGGATGCCGTCACCCTCCGGCAGATGATCGGACGCAAGGAGATTTCCCCGCGCGAGCTGGTGGATGCCTGCATCCGCCGAGTCGAGGCCGTGGACCCCACCGTGAACGCCCTGGTCAGCCGCTGCTTCGACCGGGCGCGCATGGAGGCCGCCGAGGCCGAGGCGGCCGTCATGGGCGGCGGTCCGCTGGGTCTCCTGCACGGGCTGCCGATCGGCATCAAGGACCTGAGCGACGCCGGCGGAGTGCGCACCACCTACGGTTCCGAACTCTTTGCCGACCACGTCCCGGCCGAGGACGAGCGGGTCGTCGCCGCGGTGCGCCGGGCCGGCGCCATCGTGCTGGGCAAGACCAACACGCCGGAATTCGGCACCGGCGCCAATACCCGGAACGCGGTGTTCGGGGCGACCCGCAACCCGTTTGACTCCGCCCGCACCTGCGGCGGCTCGTCCGGTGGCTCCGCGGTGGCGCTGGCCTGCGGCATGGTTCCGCTCGCCACCGGTTCCGACCATGGCGGCAGCCTGCGCACGCCGGCCGCCTTCTGCGGCATCACCGGCTACCGCCCGTCGCCCGGCATGGTCCCCAGCGACCGCCGGGGCATGGCCTGGTCGCCGTCCTCGGTGGACGGCCCCATGGGCAGGACCGTCGCCGACGCCGCCCTGCTGATGTCGGCCATGGCCGGCACCGATCCGCGCGATCCGCTGCCCGGCTGCGCCGACCCGTCGGCCTTCCTGAACCTGCCGGAGGTGGACACGGCGTCGCTGCGCGTGGCGGTGTCGGAGGACCTGGGCTTCGCCCCGGTCGACGACGGCATCCGGGCGACGTTCCGGGCCGCGGTCGGGCGGATGTCCGGCGCGTTCGGCAGCGTGGCGGAGGAGGGGCCGGACCTCGCCGGGATCGACACGGTGTTCGAGATCCTGCGCTCGGTCATCTTCGTGGGGTCCCACCGGGAGAAGTTCGAGAAGCACCGTGACGCCCTGGGCCCGAACGTGATCGCCAACATGGAAGCCGCCCTGCGGTTGGACATCAGGGACATCGCTTGGGCCATGTCCGAGCAGACGCGGTACTTCAACCGGTTCGTCACCTTCATGGAAGGGGCGGACGTGCTGATCTGCCCCGCCGTGGCGGTCCCGCCCTTCCCGGTCGAGCAGTGGTATCCGGAGACCATCAACGGGGCGCCGACCCGGAACTACATGCACTGGCTCGCCATCACCTATGGATTGACCGTGCTGAGCCATCCGGTCGTCGTGGTTCCCTGCGGGCTGGACGCGACCGGAACGCCGTTCGGCATCCAGATCTGCGGCCGGTACGGCGCCGACCGGGCGGTGCTCGGCGTTGCCCGGGCGATCGAGCGGCTGCTGGCCGGAATTCCCGGGCTGGAGCGGCCGGTGCCGGACTTGGCAAAGACCCCATAG
- a CDS encoding DUF1622 domain-containing protein — MLAACLLVYSLFGASAAHAQEAGGFLSESRGTIAHLAELVTSGIELVGIAVIVLGAAIATGLFLRDGFGTAGWTSAYDRYRANLGRGILIGLELLVAADIIATVAAPLDFRTVGALGVIVLIRTFLSFSLEVEIKGHWPWQESRIRNRGTDRGGKAGMTQL, encoded by the coding sequence ATGCTCGCGGCCTGCCTGCTTGTTTACAGCCTATTCGGCGCCTCCGCGGCGCATGCCCAGGAGGCCGGAGGCTTCCTGTCCGAGTCCCGCGGCACGATCGCCCATTTGGCAGAACTTGTCACGAGCGGGATCGAACTGGTAGGGATCGCCGTGATCGTCCTGGGTGCTGCCATCGCCACCGGTCTTTTCCTGCGGGACGGCTTCGGCACGGCCGGCTGGACCAGCGCCTACGATCGGTACCGGGCCAATCTCGGCCGCGGCATCCTGATCGGGCTCGAACTACTGGTCGCGGCCGACATCATCGCGACGGTCGCGGCACCCCTGGATTTCCGGACCGTCGGTGCCCTCGGCGTGATCGTCCTGATCCGGACCTTCCTCAGCTTCTCCCTGGAAGTCGAGATCAAGGGTCACTGGCCCTGGCAGGAGAGCCGGATCAGGAACCGGGGAACCGATCGGGGCGGCAAAGCGGGAATGACGCAATTGTGA
- a CDS encoding tetratricopeptide repeat protein, producing the protein MRDRRGEPLSTDDPAAVERFDAAVTLMNGYFTDPLAVIDRALEERPDFVMGYCFRAGLLLIAAQKSVEPELRRSVEAAEALAGRGAGWANDRERGHIAAARAWLDGDFHRTPELYGRVLERHPGDLAALQFAHQCDFFVGDAAALRDRPASVLARCDPELPGHGFVLGMHAFGLEENGDFAAAEEIGRRAVGLIPRNPWAIHAVAHVMEMQGRSDEGIAWMAGREADWAPDNLLAVHNWWHLALHHLDRCETGAVLDIYDRHVRPRPEAIGLELSDATALLWRLHLAGIDAGDRWREVADGWEPMAGDGYYAFNDMHAMMAFVAAGREPAAARLAATLARRAAGTGANAAMTREVGLPACLGLLAFGRGDHAAATDLLLPLPATARRFGGSNAQRDVIALTLLEAALRAGRVEIARDLAARRIELKPRSPFNRLLTEKRLNLG; encoded by the coding sequence ATGAGGGACCGGCGGGGCGAACCCCTTTCGACCGACGACCCCGCGGCGGTCGAGCGGTTCGACGCGGCGGTCACCCTGATGAACGGCTACTTCACCGATCCGCTGGCGGTGATCGACCGGGCGCTGGAGGAGCGCCCCGACTTCGTCATGGGCTACTGCTTCCGCGCCGGGCTGCTGCTGATCGCGGCGCAGAAGTCCGTGGAGCCGGAACTTCGCCGCAGCGTCGAGGCGGCGGAGGCTCTGGCGGGCCGCGGCGCCGGCTGGGCCAACGACAGGGAGCGCGGCCATATAGCCGCGGCGCGGGCCTGGCTGGACGGCGATTTCCATCGCACGCCCGAACTTTACGGGCGCGTGCTGGAGCGGCATCCCGGCGACCTGGCGGCCCTCCAGTTCGCCCACCAGTGCGATTTCTTCGTCGGAGACGCCGCGGCGCTCCGCGACCGGCCTGCCAGCGTGCTGGCGCGGTGCGATCCGGAACTGCCCGGCCACGGTTTCGTGCTGGGCATGCATGCCTTCGGGCTGGAGGAGAACGGGGATTTCGCGGCGGCGGAGGAAATCGGGCGCCGGGCGGTCGGGCTGATCCCGCGCAATCCCTGGGCGATCCATGCCGTCGCCCATGTGATGGAGATGCAGGGCCGCTCCGACGAGGGCATCGCCTGGATGGCCGGCCGCGAGGCGGACTGGGCGCCGGATAACCTGCTGGCCGTCCATAACTGGTGGCATCTGGCGCTCCACCATCTCGACCGCTGCGAAACCGGGGCCGTGCTGGACATCTACGACCGCCATGTCCGGCCCCGGCCGGAGGCGATCGGGCTGGAACTGTCCGACGCGACGGCGCTGCTGTGGCGGCTGCACCTCGCCGGGATCGACGCCGGAGACCGCTGGCGCGAGGTCGCCGACGGGTGGGAGCCGATGGCCGGGGACGGCTACTACGCCTTCAACGACATGCACGCCATGATGGCTTTCGTCGCGGCCGGGCGGGAGCCTGCCGCCGCCCGGCTGGCGGCGACCCTGGCCCGCCGGGCGGCCGGGACCGGCGCCAACGCCGCCATGACGCGGGAGGTCGGGCTGCCGGCCTGCCTGGGGTTGCTGGCGTTCGGCCGGGGCGACCATGCCGCCGCGACGGACCTGCTGCTGCCCCTGCCGGCCACGGCCCGCCGCTTCGGCGGCAGCAACGCACAGCGCGACGTCATAGCATTGACCCTCCTGGAAGCGGCGCTGCGGGCGGGCCGTGTGGAGATCGCGCGGGACCTGGCGGCACGGCGGATCGAGCTGAAGCCCCGCAGCCCGTTCAACCGTCTGCTCACGGAAAAACGCCTGAACCTTGGGTGA
- a CDS encoding SDR family NAD(P)-dependent oxidoreductase, whose translation MTEETRVALVTGASRGIGKAIATALAEAGFDLLITARTATALETVASHLARETGQRIEILHGDLREPELAETLVETAVDLFGRLDLLVNNAGATKRGPFLDLAEDDWQDGFALKFFGAVRLSRASWLHLKRTGGQVINIIGAGGRTPTAEFTIGGSVNAGLMNFTKALADQGLADGVRVNGINPGPIRTERLETRIRQFAQSQGIDTEEAASRMVQAQKVMRFGEPDEIAAVVEFLAGEGGEFIHGALIDVDGGSTKGL comes from the coding sequence ATGACGGAAGAAACCCGCGTCGCCCTGGTGACCGGAGCCAGCCGGGGGATCGGCAAGGCCATCGCCACGGCGCTGGCCGAGGCCGGTTTCGACCTGCTGATCACCGCCAGGACGGCCACCGCGCTTGAAACCGTGGCGAGCCACCTGGCCCGCGAGACCGGGCAGCGGATCGAGATCCTGCACGGCGACCTGCGGGAGCCCGAGCTTGCCGAGACGCTGGTCGAGACCGCGGTGGACCTGTTCGGCCGGCTCGACCTGCTGGTCAACAATGCCGGGGCGACCAAGCGCGGACCGTTCCTGGACCTGGCCGAGGACGACTGGCAGGACGGCTTCGCGCTGAAGTTCTTCGGCGCGGTCCGACTGTCGCGGGCGTCCTGGCTGCACCTGAAGCGAACCGGCGGACAGGTGATCAACATCATCGGCGCGGGCGGGCGCACCCCGACGGCCGAGTTCACCATCGGCGGCTCGGTCAATGCCGGCCTGATGAACTTCACCAAGGCGCTGGCCGACCAGGGGCTGGCCGACGGCGTCCGGGTCAACGGCATCAATCCCGGACCGATCCGGACCGAGCGGCTGGAAACCCGCATCCGCCAGTTCGCCCAGTCCCAGGGCATCGACACGGAGGAGGCGGCGAGCCGGATGGTGCAGGCGCAGAAGGTCATGCGGTTCGGCGAGCCGGACGAGATCGCCGCGGTCGTGGAGTTCCTGGCCGGGGAGGGCGGCGAGTTCATCCACGGCGCACTGATCGACGTGGACGGCGGATCGACCAAGGGCCTCTGA
- a CDS encoding methyltransferase domain-containing protein produces MTDLSRRSTRPELMDTEEVSFEEFQHCLRDLRRINLCTLAYRPTLSWLDRVVKRTGRRRLRILDVGFGYGDMLREIHRWAGRRGVEVDLSGVDLNPWSARAADLATPPDAGIDYRVGNLFDLPDDHRTDVVISALFTHHLEDESLVRFLRWMEARAGLGWFSNDLHRHAISHAFARVMVSTLPVNRLVVHDAPLSVARAFTRADWDRVIAEAGFTPGEVSVEWFTPFRYGVGRIK; encoded by the coding sequence ATGACGGACCTATCCCGGCGGAGCACCCGGCCGGAGCTGATGGACACGGAGGAAGTCAGCTTCGAGGAGTTCCAGCACTGCCTGCGGGACCTGCGCCGGATCAACCTGTGCACGCTGGCGTACCGCCCGACCTTGTCATGGCTGGACCGGGTGGTGAAACGGACGGGACGGCGGAGGCTACGCATCCTGGACGTGGGGTTCGGCTACGGCGACATGCTGCGGGAAATCCACCGATGGGCCGGACGGCGCGGCGTCGAGGTCGACCTGTCCGGGGTGGACCTGAACCCCTGGTCCGCCCGGGCGGCCGATCTGGCGACGCCTCCGGACGCCGGGATCGACTATCGGGTCGGCAATCTCTTCGACCTGCCCGATGACCACCGGACCGACGTGGTGATCAGCGCGCTCTTCACCCACCACCTGGAGGACGAGTCCCTGGTCCGCTTCCTGCGCTGGATGGAAGCCCGCGCCGGCCTCGGCTGGTTCAGCAACGACCTGCACCGCCACGCGATCTCCCACGCTTTCGCCCGCGTGATGGTGAGCACGCTGCCGGTCAATCGGCTGGTGGTCCATGACGCCCCGCTTTCGGTGGCGCGCGCCTTCACCAGGGCAGACTGGGACCGGGTGATCGCCGAGGCGGGATTCACGCCGGGAGAGGTCTCGGTCGAATGGTTCACGCCGTTCCGCTACGGCGTCGGGCGGATCAAATGA
- a CDS encoding NAD(P)/FAD-dependent oxidoreductase, with translation MNPAIHDAVIVGGGPAGAAAACRLAEAGRSVVLFERETGPHHKVCGEFVSVEAAGYLGKLGLDLPRLGALPIHSVRLVRGRSETTARLPFPAFSLSREVMDEALLRAAADRGAEIRRGVTVRSLAETGDRVTLQADGPVAARAALLATGKHDLRGHRRPPGSINDLIGFKQYLTLAPEQAARLAGHVEVLLFAGGYAGLQPAADGRANLCLVVAKPVYDRVGRRWESLLDHLREESPAFADRLAGAAACWERPLSIYGIPYGFVHRAGAPSRRLHRLGDQLAVIPSFCGDGMAIALHSAFLASDRVLAGQAALDGSPFAGQIRTATLLARAIRQPALQGFAAGAVRLAPGVLKAIAYATRVPEQAIP, from the coding sequence ATGAACCCGGCGATCCACGACGCCGTGATCGTCGGCGGCGGGCCGGCCGGTGCCGCGGCGGCCTGCCGCCTGGCGGAAGCCGGCCGCTCCGTCGTTCTTTTCGAACGCGAGACCGGTCCGCACCATAAGGTCTGCGGCGAGTTCGTCAGCGTCGAGGCCGCGGGCTATCTGGGAAAGCTGGGGCTGGACCTGCCCCGCCTCGGCGCGCTGCCGATCCATTCCGTCCGACTGGTCCGGGGGAGGTCGGAAACGACCGCCCGCCTGCCCTTCCCGGCTTTCAGCCTGTCGCGCGAGGTTATGGACGAGGCGCTTCTCCGGGCGGCTGCGGACAGGGGCGCCGAGATCCGGCGCGGCGTGACGGTCCGCTCCCTGGCCGAGACCGGGGACCGCGTGACCCTCCAGGCGGACGGGCCGGTCGCCGCCCGCGCGGCCCTCCTGGCGACGGGCAAGCACGACCTGCGCGGCCACCGCCGGCCCCCCGGCTCCATCAACGACCTGATCGGGTTCAAGCAGTATCTCACGCTGGCACCGGAACAGGCGGCGCGCCTCGCCGGCCATGTGGAAGTGCTGCTGTTCGCCGGCGGCTATGCCGGGTTGCAGCCGGCGGCGGACGGCCGGGCCAACCTGTGCCTGGTGGTTGCCAAACCGGTCTACGACCGGGTCGGGCGTCGGTGGGAAAGCCTGCTGGACCATCTCCGCGAGGAGTCCCCCGCCTTCGCGGACCGGCTGGCCGGTGCCGCCGCCTGCTGGGAACGGCCCCTGTCGATCTACGGCATCCCCTACGGCTTCGTGCATCGGGCCGGCGCCCCGTCCCGGCGGCTGCACAGGCTGGGCGACCAGCTCGCGGTGATCCCGTCGTTCTGCGGCGACGGCATGGCGATCGCCCTCCACTCGGCCTTCCTGGCGTCCGACCGGGTGCTCGCCGGGCAGGCGGCGCTCGACGGATCGCCGTTCGCCGGGCAGATCCGAACCGCCACGCTGCTGGCGCGGGCGATCCGCCAGCCGGCGCTCCAGGGTTTCGCCGCCGGCGCCGTGCGGCTGGCGCCGGGAGTGCTGAAGGCGATAGCATATGCTACCCGCGTCCCCGAACAAGCCATCCCATGA
- a CDS encoding ATP-binding protein, whose translation MPHASQIPVPSAGEAQAAPQSLLSWIWRSYLRAALIPLLFVELALIGVYLFSNALIRDENLEAMRTVARDQLTRTARQEAETLNATLAGISSATSLLARQAELAYRTPWQPSPEEVERYAYGPRGSWYTTRDIGQGAAFYSGIVPVGETERAKALRLSQLDPFLKNLQRTNPLIVQAYLNTRDSLNRIYPYFDVSGQYAELMDIPSFNFYYEADAAHNPDRRTVWTDVYVDPAGSGWMASAIAPAYLDGVLEGVVGVDVTVGRFVERIAGLELPWDGYAVLLNRDGVLLALPPAAERDFGLTELTEHHYDKAIMADTFKPDDFNIFRRPDLKPLAALVGTSAAGAGTLALDGAARGGINDGGSRLASWATIGETGWRLLVLAPESSIFADATALKDRFDRIGLMLIAAVTLFYAGFFALLYRRAQGMSRAISRPLGEVDAITDRIGAGQDLEQAPRFGILELERTADRIVAMGHRLADHRRAITATTDALEARNRLLATMLDTVPVPLFMLDPSGRYIGCNGHFAEFAGVPRDRVAGRTPADLFGGAAAQFARDASGTTASTGSGGGGIRQYEAVLHNAAEGEDRTVMVGEAGFRGADGADAGMVGTFFDVTDAQRAADTLRRAKEQAEAADRSKSEFLANMSHELRTPLNAIIGYAEMLAEDAEDRGDEAYVPDLEKIRSSGKHLLSLINDILDLSKIEAGRMSVDIAPFDADLLVEEVRAISGPLADANGNRIEVEGRSRLGIVLSDQTKLRQMLLNLVGNACKFTSGGVIRISSRCIRAPAHAVEFTVSDTGIGMTPEQLSRLFRRFTQADASTTRRYGGTGLGLAISRHFADMLGARINVSSEPGKGSTFTITLPVESRDAAAAPPGTAAEEPRPDAAVSGPADDPGPAAPGRTVRVLMIDDDPDLHDAVDGAVERHRTADRLAGSLAGTLMVLHAFGGTEGLRMARALRPDILVLDAELRCRDGRSLPENLIAEFGMACPPQVLLVPSGSEPIPFNLLADAAECLAKPASADAIVEAIRRVAGADAPMPAAQVASACDVLVVDDDAAARDVLRRTLERAGFTVAEAEDGLAALDRMQTGRPLAVVLDLDMPVPDGFQVLEMMRGDGRLNGIPIVVVTALDLDEEQVVRMDGQVDRVLRKGAYERDDLVRTVRRLIVGERADRELADLAGP comes from the coding sequence ATGCCTCACGCCAGCCAGATCCCGGTGCCGTCCGCCGGGGAGGCGCAAGCCGCTCCGCAGTCGCTGCTGAGCTGGATCTGGCGCTCCTACCTGCGCGCCGCCCTGATACCGCTGCTCTTCGTCGAACTGGCGCTGATCGGGGTCTATCTCTTCTCCAACGCCCTGATCCGGGATGAGAACCTGGAGGCGATGCGCACCGTCGCCCGAGACCAGCTGACGCGCACCGCCCGGCAGGAGGCGGAGACGCTGAACGCGACGCTGGCCGGGATAAGCTCAGCGACGTCCCTGCTCGCGCGCCAGGCCGAGCTGGCCTACCGCACGCCCTGGCAGCCATCGCCGGAGGAGGTCGAACGCTACGCCTACGGGCCGCGGGGATCGTGGTACACCACGCGCGACATCGGTCAGGGAGCCGCCTTCTACAGCGGCATCGTGCCGGTGGGCGAGACGGAGCGGGCCAAGGCGCTCCGGCTGTCCCAGCTCGATCCGTTCCTGAAGAACCTTCAGCGGACCAACCCGCTGATCGTCCAGGCCTATCTCAACACCCGGGACAGCCTCAACCGGATCTACCCGTATTTCGACGTTTCCGGCCAATATGCCGAGCTGATGGACATACCGTCCTTCAACTTCTACTACGAGGCGGACGCCGCCCATAATCCCGACCGCCGGACGGTCTGGACGGACGTCTACGTCGATCCGGCGGGCAGCGGCTGGATGGCGTCGGCCATAGCGCCGGCCTATCTGGACGGCGTGCTGGAAGGCGTGGTCGGCGTGGACGTCACGGTGGGCCGGTTCGTCGAGCGGATCGCCGGGCTGGAACTACCCTGGGACGGCTATGCCGTCCTGCTCAACCGCGACGGCGTGCTCCTCGCCTTGCCGCCCGCCGCCGAGCGCGACTTCGGGCTGACCGAACTGACCGAGCACCATTACGACAAGGCCATCATGGCCGACACCTTCAAGCCGGACGACTTCAACATCTTCCGGCGGCCGGACCTGAAGCCGCTGGCGGCCCTGGTCGGGACCTCCGCCGCCGGGGCCGGCACCCTGGCGCTCGACGGTGCCGCCCGGGGTGGAATAAACGATGGCGGATCGCGCCTGGCATCCTGGGCGACCATCGGCGAGACCGGCTGGAGGCTGCTGGTGCTGGCGCCGGAAAGCAGCATCTTCGCCGACGCGACGGCGCTGAAGGACCGGTTCGACCGCATCGGCCTGATGCTGATCGCGGCGGTGACCCTGTTCTATGCCGGGTTCTTCGCCCTGCTGTACCGCCGCGCCCAAGGCATGAGCCGGGCGATCTCCCGCCCGCTGGGCGAGGTCGACGCGATCACCGACCGGATCGGCGCCGGCCAGGACCTGGAACAGGCGCCCCGCTTCGGCATCCTGGAGCTGGAGCGGACCGCCGACCGAATCGTCGCGATGGGACACCGGCTGGCCGACCACCGGCGGGCCATCACGGCGACCACCGACGCGCTGGAGGCGCGCAACCGCCTGCTGGCGACCATGCTCGATACCGTCCCGGTGCCCCTGTTCATGCTCGACCCGTCCGGCCGCTACATCGGCTGCAACGGCCATTTCGCCGAGTTCGCCGGGGTGCCGCGCGACCGGGTGGCGGGGCGGACGCCGGCCGACCTGTTCGGCGGAGCGGCGGCGCAGTTCGCGCGGGACGCCTCGGGCACGACGGCGAGCACCGGCTCGGGCGGCGGCGGGATCCGGCAGTACGAGGCGGTGCTGCACAACGCGGCGGAGGGCGAGGATCGCACGGTGATGGTCGGCGAGGCCGGCTTCCGCGGGGCCGACGGCGCCGACGCCGGCATGGTCGGCACCTTCTTCGACGTGACCGACGCGCAGCGCGCCGCCGACACCCTGCGCCGCGCCAAGGAGCAGGCCGAGGCGGCGGATCGCAGCAAGTCGGAGTTCCTGGCGAACATGAGCCACGAGCTGCGCACGCCGCTGAACGCCATCATCGGCTACGCCGAGATGCTGGCCGAGGACGCCGAGGACCGGGGCGACGAGGCCTACGTTCCCGACCTGGAGAAGATCCGCTCCAGCGGCAAGCACCTGCTTTCCCTGATCAACGACATCCTCGACCTGTCCAAGATCGAGGCGGGCCGCATGTCGGTCGACATCGCCCCGTTCGACGCCGACCTGCTGGTCGAGGAGGTGCGGGCGATCTCGGGTCCCCTGGCGGACGCCAACGGCAACCGGATCGAGGTCGAAGGCCGATCCCGCCTGGGGATCGTCCTGTCGGACCAGACCAAGCTTCGGCAGATGCTGCTGAACCTGGTGGGGAACGCCTGCAAGTTCACCTCGGGGGGAGTCATCCGCATTTCCTCCCGCTGCATCCGGGCGCCCGCCCATGCCGTGGAGTTCACGGTCAGCGACACCGGCATCGGCATGACGCCGGAGCAGCTCAGCCGGCTGTTCCGCCGCTTCACCCAGGCCGACGCCTCGACCACGCGGCGCTACGGCGGGACCGGGCTGGGACTGGCGATCAGCCGGCATTTCGCCGACATGCTGGGCGCCCGGATCAACGTGTCGAGCGAACCGGGCAAGGGAAGCACCTTCACCATAACCCTGCCGGTGGAATCCAGGGACGCGGCGGCCGCGCCGCCCGGAACGGCCGCGGAGGAACCCCGGCCGGACGCCGCGGTATCCGGTCCGGCGGACGATCCGGGTCCGGCGGCGCCCGGCCGGACGGTCCGGGTGCTGATGATCGACGACGACCCCGACCTGCACGACGCGGTCGACGGCGCCGTGGAGCGCCACCGTACCGCCGATCGCCTGGCCGGCTCGTTGGCCGGCACGCTGATGGTTCTCCATGCCTTCGGCGGGACCGAGGGGCTGCGGATGGCCCGCGCGCTACGCCCGGATATCCTGGTGCTGGACGCGGAACTGCGCTGCCGCGACGGCCGGTCGCTGCCGGAAAACCTGATCGCGGAGTTCGGCATGGCCTGTCCGCCGCAGGTCCTGCTGGTGCCGTCGGGCTCGGAACCGATCCCGTTCAACCTTCTGGCCGACGCCGCCGAATGCCTGGCCAAGCCCGCTTCCGCCGACGCCATCGTCGAGGCGATCCGCCGCGTCGCCGGCGCCGACGCCCCGATGCCCGCGGCGCAGGTCGCCAGCGCCTGCGACGTGCTGGTGGTCGATGACGACGCCGCCGCCCGAGACGTGCTGCGCCGGACGCTGGAACGCGCCGGCTTCACCGTCGCCGAGGCCGAGGACGGGCTGGCGGCACTCGACCGCATGCAGACCGGCCGGCCGCTCGCCGTGGTCCTTGACCTAGACATGCCGGTGCCCGACGGCTTCCAGGTGCTGGAGATGATGCGCGGGGACGGCCGGCTCAAC